The DNA region ACTATGCGGCGGCTCTTCGCGTCTGCCGGGAATACCGGATCGGCAGGATATATGAAAACCTTTATTTTTGCAGGCGTTGGGAGGGAAATACCGACGCGGCCCTATCCATTCCCGAGATAAACAGGAACAATATATTCAAGGATAAAGTCCGCACCGACGAAATCCTTGCCCGGAAGAAAATAAACATGGAGGGGGCCTGATGACCGAAAGACGGACGGGACAGGGACATCCCAGGGCTTCTCTCGCCTCAAGAATATATGCCTCCTTTGACGGGAATGGAGGAAGGAGCGGCCTTGACAGTCTTTGCGCAAGCCTTCTGTCGGAACAGAAAGAGGCGTGGGCTGATTGCCGGGAAGGCCATGAATCCCTTGACGACGTGAAGGTCCGCACGCTCTTGTGCGCCGGTTTCTCCGTGCGCATCCAGCACAATCGGGGACGGATGAGGAGCACCACGGCGGCCGTGGAAGAGAAGGTCATAAGCGAAAGACCCTGTTTCCTGTGTGTTTCCAATTTAGCCCCAAGCCAGAAAGGCGTCCTCTATCGCAACGGATACCTGATTCTTTGCAACCCCATGCCCGTATTTCATCCCCACTTCACAGTGTGCAACCTTGATCACCGTCCCCAGGCAGTGGAGGATAATATTCAAACCCTCCTTCAGCTCGCAGGCGACTTCGGTGGTTCCTGGACGGTTCTCTACAACGGACCGCGATGCGGGGCGTCAGCGCCCGACCATCTTCATTTCCAGGTAATCGCATCGGGACAGATGCCCGTGGAAGATGAAATCGAGGAGGCGGGCAGACTTATGCCTGCCGCAAAGAGGGATGGTTCCCGTCTGTTTCGCGTCGGGAATATGGGGAGGGAAGCGCTGCTTATTGAGGGTGACAGTCCGCTCACTGTGTCGCGGGTATTTCGCGATCTTGCACGAGCGCTCAGGAAGGTTCTTCATTCCTATGACGAGCCCATGATGAGCGTTGCGGGTTTTCTCCGGGGCCGTCTGTGGCGGCTCCTGGTATTTCCCAGAGCAAAACACCGTCCCGAGGCCTTTTTTATGGAAGGCGATGCCCGCCTGGTGGTAAGCCCCGCAGTCATTGAGATGGGAGGCGTGATCGTAGCCCCCCGGGAGAAGGACTTTGATCGGCTAAACCAATCCCATGTGGAGGGCATCTACGGGGAAGTATCCCTGGACGGAGGAACCGTAAAGGAAGTCATCCGCGCCATGGCGGAATGTGACGCCGCCCCGCAAAACTTGCCTCGCATTTCTCCGCAATAAGCATAAGAGCTCCATCCCCCTGACAGTATTGGTTATCCCGCCTAATCAGTCTCATAAGCTCCCGCTGATAGTTAGACTCTATGCGATGGGGGTAATCCCATTTATTCTTCATCATCCTCATCATCAAGATATTTCAAGTCTTTGGGGTCAAACCCCAATACAGCTATGACATCTGGCGGCGTTACCTCCATCTCTTCGTCATCGGGGTCAGGGTCGTCTACTTCTCGACTAAAGTCATAACTACCCTCGTCAGATTCATCCTGATCTGAAAGCTCGGATAAAAATGCAATGGCCTCCTCATTGCTGATCATTATTTTTTCCTCCATTTATCAAATACTCTGGGGTCTATATATGCCTGCAACACAATAGTAGGCGTATTGCCAAGTTTTTCACTTACTATTTTACCTACCTCATTGATCAGTTCGCCTTCCACATTTTGAGGTAAGCAGGTAAATGGGCCGCCTCTCTCGGTCCTACGAGGATCTCCCAGCCCGGAAGCTCCTCTTCCAAATCCCCTAAGATCACCGCTGCGTAGCCGGGGATGATGAGTTTATGGTGCTTCAATTTGTCGGCAATACCGCTCTTTTTGATAAACGATCCCACGAGATCACCTACAAATTTTCCCGCCGCCCAAGCGGTCATTACGGAAAGGCCTTCCGTATCCATAATGGCGAGCCATGCGGGTACTCGCGAATTCTCTATCTCGCCGCTTATAATGAAATAGGTGAGAGAGAAATTGCACGTAACGAGTACAGGGGAGTTTTCATCGGGATTGTTTATGGGATAGAGGCCCTCCTGGGTGGTCATTGGCCTTTGAGGATCGGTATAGATATTCATCCTTTGGAGAAGAAGGGGAAAAATCGACTCGCCCTGAAAATCACTCATCACGATAATCCCCGCATATTTCGCAACAAACATGGAGGCGATCACGGTCTCTTTCATCAGGTCATCAGTCATTTCGCAAGGAAAAGTGATGGTTGGAAAACCCAAGGGTTTATACTTTGTTTGGAGCGCTGCTCTCCTGATAATGATCTGTTCCTCAAATCCTTTCTTCACTGTACGGGTTGAAGTGTCGATAACCAGGTCCTTAATGCCTTGGGCAGTTAGCGTCTCGGTGAGTGAGGCGACTTCTTCGAGTCCCGTACCTTTTACTGCGAGGGGGCATTCGAATTCCCGGGCGAGGGCGCCGAAGGCTTCGCAGTTTTCCCTGGTGGCCGCATAAATGAGGGGTTTTCGCTTTTTTGCTGATTCAAGGGCCTCTCTCATGACGGACGGATCGCAGGACATTATAACAATAGAATAAGGCTCGTTGGCCGCCTTTTGCACAAGACGAAGGAATCTCTCCCTGTTGCCGGTCTCTTTTAAGGCCACGAGCTCAGGTTTCATGATCTGGCCTACCCGTTCATACTGATATGCGGCGAGACTGGCAAACCGCCGGTCTATTTCGGCGTCGTCCATACTGTCTGTGATCAGAATGGCGACCCCGGGCTTATTGAAGAAGGTCTTTTCGTGACGGAACATGACAGTCTCCCCGCCCGTCTTCACCTCATAATCGCCCGTGCCTATGGATACCTGCCGGATCGGCGGGGCGGAAGCTTCCGAAAGCTGCTCCTGCGCCTCGTCACTCACCGTGGGGCAAAGGCTGAGATCGCTCTTGCCGGCAGCGAGCGCCATGGCAAACGCCAGGCATGTAGGGAATTTACATTCTCCGCAGTTCGTCTTTGGCAGCAGCTTGAAAATCTGTATTCCGGTCAACGCCATTGTTATTCTCCTTCGGCTGCAGTCGTTAAAGGGCATGGAACAGTGATAGCCGAAATGCAAGGCGAAAGGAGGAAAAAAGTCCGTGACCTCAATGATCTCAATTTCTCTTTTGCTTTTCTGTCAGTCGCCTTATGTTTTGTCTATTCACTAAAAAAGAGCTTCCATGCCGAGGCACGGGTGACCCTTTTCGGTAATGTACGCAAGGACTTCATCTTCAGTGGCGGCTACGGTCTCATCGGCTATCATGTCGGGGAGGTCGGGGTAGCCTAACTCTTCGCCCCTCTTTTTCAGTCTGTCGTATATCTCGTCTTTTAGCCTTTTGGGCATCCATGCGATGCGCAAAAGACCGCCGTCACCTTTCAGGAATTTCCTCTGGGTAATATTATACTTGCTGTGGCCTAAGAAACCAGGAGTTTGGGCGCCTCCTCCCACGGAACCGGCGAGGCTCGTGAATTTCAGACCGCATGGCGTCATATCGAGGAAGTCCCTGTCTACCGTCATAATCGCGTTGCACATGGGCAGAACCGCCGCGATGCACTCGCAGCAGCCGCAGGTGGTCATTGGGTCTACCATGAGACTGTAGAGGCTCACGTTCTCCACTTTCTGCCGGGAGGCCTTCCTTATGTAATCGTTGCAGCCTTCAAACTGGCCGTAACGCTCGTCAATGCAGTCCCCCTTCTGCACGGGCTGGTTGGGTCCGTCGGGACTTATCTCGTTGGAGGCGCGGCAATCAAGCCAGTTATAAGCGCCGCACAGTCCTGTCCTCTCAGGGCTCACGATGCACACATGATCCGGCGCGAAAGATTGGCATAGGATACATGAGTAAAAGGTGTCAACGTCTTCGTCGGTCATCCCCTCAATCCGCGCGTCCCTGTGTTCGTAGGAAGTCCTCGCCTGATCGAGAATCTCTTTCACTTTGGCCTCATCCGTGTATATCTTTATCTGCACCTTGTCGAATATGGCGCCGAAGTCCTGATGGTATTTCGCGTGGATGATCCTGCCTATGTCTTCGAGTTTGAAACCTTTCTCTGCCGCCTGCTTTGAGATCCTTATCCAAGCGATGTCCCTCTGCCCTATGTGCATGACGCCCTGGGCCTGGTTGATGAGGTGATGATTCTGCCGCTCCAGTATAGGCTCGAAATCCTCCTGGAAGTTTCGGCCCGCCACTTCGGCCACCATGGCGAAATGGAGGCGCGCTCCCGCCTGAATATCTCCCATATTTGAGCCGATCACCTCAATTCGCCCGTCCTCTACCTCATCCATCCTCTTCGACGTGGTCCATTCGACGGCAATTGTCCTTCCGCCGCCCATCTCGAGGTAGATATCTTCTCCCCTCACTCGCTCCCCTTCAAAGGCAGGGCCGTAGGAAACCGGGATGGGCACTTTTGCGACCTGGATTTTAAGTCCCCTCACTTCGACGGCCCTCTGGACTATCTGGTCATGGGGGATATTGGAGACCACATGCTCATACGTGCATATGCCTGTGGGAAGTACCTGCGGTATCGGGGTGTCGGCGATGGTGGGGAATCCCCAGTTGATCGCCCCTGCCGCATTTGCGTACCACTCGTCGGTCACATCCCCCAAGGCGAGGATAAAGGCGTACGTTCTGTCTTTATTATAGATGAGGTTCCGCCTGAAATCCCCTGGCTTGATGCCGCCGAACGCCATGGCGACACGGCACGCGAAACCGATGGCGAACACGGCCTGGTGCACATCAGGGCCGAAGGAGACGAGCCTTGTGGGCCACCCCATCTGGACATTTTCCTCAATAAGCTGCTCGGAGAACCGTCTCCCGTTGTTCTCGCCGCACATGAAGACATAAAGGTTCTTTTCCTGGAGTTCCAAGGCGATCTTCACGGCAGTCTTCGAATCGGGCGCCGCCCCCACGATGGCGGCAAAGCCGGGGGCTGTGCCATCGACAAATTCCACCCCCCGTTTTCTGAAAATCACGTCGTTTGCGGCGCCGAGCCATAACCCTTTTCCATTCCGGGAGGGGTCGACATCTTCGCTGTTTGCAAGGTAGCAATCGGGCTCTTCAAGGTATCTTAAGGCCTCCATCATCTCTTCGGCAAAGAACGTGGCCATTCCTGCGTCAAGGGCAGGGGCGAGATATGGCAGGGCGACGTTCTCTCTCACCGGCGGAGGTATAAGTTTCCTGCAGATATGAAGGACTCTTTCCATATCCCCTATCTTTGAGACGGCGATGCCCGTCATGGAGTAAATGATGGGC from Syntrophobacterales bacterium includes:
- a CDS encoding DUF4922 domain-containing protein → MTERRTGQGHPRASLASRIYASFDGNGGRSGLDSLCASLLSEQKEAWADCREGHESLDDVKVRTLLCAGFSVRIQHNRGRMRSTTAAVEEKVISERPCFLCVSNLAPSQKGVLYRNGYLILCNPMPVFHPHFTVCNLDHRPQAVEDNIQTLLQLAGDFGGSWTVLYNGPRCGASAPDHLHFQVIASGQMPVEDEIEEAGRLMPAAKRDGSRLFRVGNMGREALLIEGDSPLTVSRVFRDLARALRKVLHSYDEPMMSVAGFLRGRLWRLLVFPRAKHRPEAFFMEGDARLVVSPAVIEMGGVIVAPREKDFDRLNQSHVEGIYGEVSLDGGTVKEVIRAMAECDAAPQNLPRISPQ
- a CDS encoding acetyl-CoA decarbonylase/synthase complex subunit gamma, which gives rise to MALTGIQIFKLLPKTNCGECKFPTCLAFAMALAAGKSDLSLCPTVSDEAQEQLSEASAPPIRQVSIGTGDYEVKTGGETVMFRHEKTFFNKPGVAILITDSMDDAEIDRRFASLAAYQYERVGQIMKPELVALKETGNRERFLRLVQKAANEPYSIVIMSCDPSVMREALESAKKRKPLIYAATRENCEAFGALAREFECPLAVKGTGLEEVASLTETLTAQGIKDLVIDTSTRTVKKGFEEQIIIRRAALQTKYKPLGFPTITFPCEMTDDLMKETVIASMFVAKYAGIIVMSDFQGESIFPLLLQRMNIYTDPQRPMTTQEGLYPINNPDENSPVLVTCNFSLTYFIISGEIENSRVPAWLAIMDTEGLSVMTAWAAGKFVGDLVGSFIKKSGIADKLKHHKLIIPGYAAVILGDLEEELPGWEILVGPREAAHLPAYLKMWKAN
- the cdhC gene encoding CO dehydrogenase/CO-methylating acetyl-CoA synthase complex subunit beta; translation: MSKIIASAAIRGAHKIFRRAEETYKETLEKYGPEQQVAFPNTAYYLPIIYSMTGIAVSKIGDMERVLHICRKLIPPPVRENVALPYLAPALDAGMATFFAEEMMEALRYLEEPDCYLANSEDVDPSRNGKGLWLGAANDVIFRKRGVEFVDGTAPGFAAIVGAAPDSKTAVKIALELQEKNLYVFMCGENNGRRFSEQLIEENVQMGWPTRLVSFGPDVHQAVFAIGFACRVAMAFGGIKPGDFRRNLIYNKDRTYAFILALGDVTDEWYANAAGAINWGFPTIADTPIPQVLPTGICTYEHVVSNIPHDQIVQRAVEVRGLKIQVAKVPIPVSYGPAFEGERVRGEDIYLEMGGGRTIAVEWTTSKRMDEVEDGRIEVIGSNMGDIQAGARLHFAMVAEVAGRNFQEDFEPILERQNHHLINQAQGVMHIGQRDIAWIRISKQAAEKGFKLEDIGRIIHAKYHQDFGAIFDKVQIKIYTDEAKVKEILDQARTSYEHRDARIEGMTDEDVDTFYSCILCQSFAPDHVCIVSPERTGLCGAYNWLDCRASNEISPDGPNQPVQKGDCIDERYGQFEGCNDYIRKASRQKVENVSLYSLMVDPMTTCGCCECIAAVLPMCNAIMTVDRDFLDMTPCGLKFTSLAGSVGGGAQTPGFLGHSKYNITQRKFLKGDGGLLRIAWMPKRLKDEIYDRLKKRGEELGYPDLPDMIADETVAATEDEVLAYITEKGHPCLGMEALF